In the Hyphomicrobiales bacterium genome, one interval contains:
- a CDS encoding hypothetical protein (Evidence 5 : Unknown function), which produces MRNVTVGHLCKGAGRVAERGQMGRDNVPGIRLTPGRLLLLWPGLIIQWFIYLMPRRGVQGVAASTRLARSPFMTYVFSFGAWLYIGLLIKSWWVSP; this is translated from the coding sequence ATGCGTAATGTGACGGTGGGTCATTTGTGCAAGGGCGCTGGTCGCGTGGCCGAACGGGGGCAGATGGGTCGAGACAATGTGCCGGGGATACGCCTCACGCCGGGGCGCCTGCTGCTGTTATGGCCTGGCCTGATCATCCAGTGGTTCATCTACCTGATGCCCAGGCGCGGCGTGCAAGGAGTGGCAGCCTCCACCCGCCTCGCGCGCTCACCCTTCATGACCTATGTCTTCTCATTCGGCGCCTGGCTCTATATCGGCCTGCTGATCAAGTCCTGGTGGGTCTCGCCGTGA